Proteins from one Gossypium raimondii isolate GPD5lz chromosome 8, ASM2569854v1, whole genome shotgun sequence genomic window:
- the LOC105790312 gene encoding COP9 signalosome complex subunit 7 isoform X3, with the protein MEIEEKQAEVIDHFVKQASAQKGSALGSVVVEATSHPSLFAFSEILAVPTVAELEGTDNSVHLEVLRLFAHGTWSDYKRNSCKLPQLVPDQVLKLKQLTVLTLAETKKVLSYDQLMLELDVTNVRELEDFLINDCMYAGLVRGKLDQLRRYFEVQFAAGRDLRPGQLGSMIQTLSNWLATSDNLLVTIQDKIKWADTMSELDKKHRKELEDRVLEVKKAVSVKCSMTRPF; encoded by the exons GGAAATCGAGGAAAAACAAGCAGAGGTAATTGATCATTTCGTGAAGCAAGCATCAGCTCAGAAGGGCTCGGCCCTTGGCTCCGTTGTCGTTGAAGCGACGTCGCATCCTTCACTTTTCGCCTTCTCTGAGATTCTTGCTGTGCCCACTGTCGCTGAG CTAGAAGGAACTGACAATTCGGTGCACCTTGAGGTGCTTCGATTGTTTGCACATGGAACATGGAGCGATTATAAGA GAAATAGCTGTAAGCTTCCTCAACTGGTCCCAGATCAAGTTCTCAAGTTAAAGCAACTTACTGTCCTTACACTTGCTGAGACAAAAAAG GTACTATCTTATGATCAGCTAATGCTGGAGTTAGATGTCACAAATGTCCGTGAACTTGAAGATTTTCTAATCAATGACTGCATGTATGCT GGTCTAGTTAGAGGAAAGCTGGATCAGCTGCGAAGATATTTTGAG GTTCAATTTGCTGCTGGGAGGGATTTGAGGCCAGGACAACTTGGAAGTATGATACAAACACTATCAAACTG GTTGGCTACGTCAGATAACTTACTTGTCACAATTCAAGACAAGATAAAATGGGCTGATACAATGAGTGAGTTGGACAAGAAACACCGAAAGGAGCTTGAAGATAGGGTGCTGGAAGTAAAGAAAGCTGTCTCCGTCAAG TGCAGTATGACTCGGCCATTCTAG
- the LOC105790312 gene encoding COP9 signalosome complex subunit 7 isoform X1, protein MEIEEKQAEVIDHFVKQASAQKGSALGSVVVEATSHPSLFAFSEILAVPTVAELEGTDNSVHLEVLRLFAHGTWSDYKRNSCKLPQLVPDQVLKLKQLTVLTLAETKKVLSYDQLMLELDVTNVRELEDFLINDCMYAGLVRGKLDQLRRYFEVQFAAGRDLRPGQLGSMIQTLSNWLATSDNLLVTIQDKIKWADTMSELDKKHRKELEDRVLEVKKAVSVKYDSAILGSIEKLKPPRGRKPSGSCFGLASYGIGVLIILWLPLCFYNARDSWYFSFLSSFRFHFVVFGNSYLFFTDSMVVENTIEKTVHGFMNLPVAWLHGVVLVFGFYFNKNFLKLIVII, encoded by the exons GGAAATCGAGGAAAAACAAGCAGAGGTAATTGATCATTTCGTGAAGCAAGCATCAGCTCAGAAGGGCTCGGCCCTTGGCTCCGTTGTCGTTGAAGCGACGTCGCATCCTTCACTTTTCGCCTTCTCTGAGATTCTTGCTGTGCCCACTGTCGCTGAG CTAGAAGGAACTGACAATTCGGTGCACCTTGAGGTGCTTCGATTGTTTGCACATGGAACATGGAGCGATTATAAGA GAAATAGCTGTAAGCTTCCTCAACTGGTCCCAGATCAAGTTCTCAAGTTAAAGCAACTTACTGTCCTTACACTTGCTGAGACAAAAAAG GTACTATCTTATGATCAGCTAATGCTGGAGTTAGATGTCACAAATGTCCGTGAACTTGAAGATTTTCTAATCAATGACTGCATGTATGCT GGTCTAGTTAGAGGAAAGCTGGATCAGCTGCGAAGATATTTTGAG GTTCAATTTGCTGCTGGGAGGGATTTGAGGCCAGGACAACTTGGAAGTATGATACAAACACTATCAAACTG GTTGGCTACGTCAGATAACTTACTTGTCACAATTCAAGACAAGATAAAATGGGCTGATACAATGAGTGAGTTGGACAAGAAACACCGAAAGGAGCTTGAAGATAGGGTGCTGGAAGTAAAGAAAGCTGTCTCCGTCAAG TATGACTCGGCCATTCTAGGGTCCATTGAGAAACTCAAACCACCCAGAGGGAGGAAACCGAGTGGAAGCTGCTTTGGACTTGCGTCATACGGCATTGGAGTTTTGATCATTCTCTGGCTGCCACTTTGCTTTTATAACGCTCGGGATTCATGGTATTTCTCATTTCTATCTTCCTTTCGTTTTCATTTTGTAGTTTTTGGTAACTCTTATTTGTTCTTCACTGATTCAATGGTGGTTGAGAACACCATTGAAAAAACTGTCCATGGGTTCATGAATCTACCGGTGGCTTGGCTTCATGGTGTTGttcttgtgtttggtttttattttaataagaatttcCTAAAGCTAATTGTAATCATATGA
- the LOC105790312 gene encoding COP9 signalosome complex subunit 7 isoform X2, with product MEIEEKQAEVIDHFVKQASAQKGSALGSVVVEATSHPSLFAFSEILAVPTVAELEGTDNSVHLEVLRLFAHGTWSDYKRNSCKLPQLVPDQVLKLKQLTVLTLAETKKGLVRGKLDQLRRYFEVQFAAGRDLRPGQLGSMIQTLSNWLATSDNLLVTIQDKIKWADTMSELDKKHRKELEDRVLEVKKAVSVKYDSAILGSIEKLKPPRGRKPSGSCFGLASYGIGVLIILWLPLCFYNARDSWYFSFLSSFRFHFVVFGNSYLFFTDSMVVENTIEKTVHGFMNLPVAWLHGVVLVFGFYFNKNFLKLIVII from the exons GGAAATCGAGGAAAAACAAGCAGAGGTAATTGATCATTTCGTGAAGCAAGCATCAGCTCAGAAGGGCTCGGCCCTTGGCTCCGTTGTCGTTGAAGCGACGTCGCATCCTTCACTTTTCGCCTTCTCTGAGATTCTTGCTGTGCCCACTGTCGCTGAG CTAGAAGGAACTGACAATTCGGTGCACCTTGAGGTGCTTCGATTGTTTGCACATGGAACATGGAGCGATTATAAGA GAAATAGCTGTAAGCTTCCTCAACTGGTCCCAGATCAAGTTCTCAAGTTAAAGCAACTTACTGTCCTTACACTTGCTGAGACAAAAAAG GGTCTAGTTAGAGGAAAGCTGGATCAGCTGCGAAGATATTTTGAG GTTCAATTTGCTGCTGGGAGGGATTTGAGGCCAGGACAACTTGGAAGTATGATACAAACACTATCAAACTG GTTGGCTACGTCAGATAACTTACTTGTCACAATTCAAGACAAGATAAAATGGGCTGATACAATGAGTGAGTTGGACAAGAAACACCGAAAGGAGCTTGAAGATAGGGTGCTGGAAGTAAAGAAAGCTGTCTCCGTCAAG TATGACTCGGCCATTCTAGGGTCCATTGAGAAACTCAAACCACCCAGAGGGAGGAAACCGAGTGGAAGCTGCTTTGGACTTGCGTCATACGGCATTGGAGTTTTGATCATTCTCTGGCTGCCACTTTGCTTTTATAACGCTCGGGATTCATGGTATTTCTCATTTCTATCTTCCTTTCGTTTTCATTTTGTAGTTTTTGGTAACTCTTATTTGTTCTTCACTGATTCAATGGTGGTTGAGAACACCATTGAAAAAACTGTCCATGGGTTCATGAATCTACCGGTGGCTTGGCTTCATGGTGTTGttcttgtgtttggtttttattttaataagaatttcCTAAAGCTAATTGTAATCATATGA